Proteins encoded together in one Miscanthus floridulus cultivar M001 chromosome 16, ASM1932011v1, whole genome shotgun sequence window:
- the LOC136511529 gene encoding serine/threonine-protein kinase STN8, chloroplastic-like isoform X2, which translates to MAASLLAPAATLVNKYPTLLHPFGAKPHAQRLIFRCGATSSDGADDGWASLVDELKRSLQQADPSDTVTRNTGAGVTPNDLVTALPLEPSATGPAVGDATNAAAGAVNEFLGVDASSAAASSDAGAAAIPDGLLSALLHLDASNPVARAAGGALSRLDALTSGLSDAQRWALFGFLAATWLYLTARPGVLSGAVDTYVLAPLQLALDSVLGRRSLKMSDFVVGERIGEGSFGVVYAGAVVPKNGAVVEERSGRARTSLQNDDRYKEKVILKKIKMMTVGAKECGDYEEWFNYRMARAAPESCADFLGSFVADKNKAEFVKGGKWLVWKFEGLSTLERDALVVKQLMRQLITSLKRIHATGIVHRDIKPSNLVVTRRGQVKLIDFGAATDLRIGKNYVPDRALLDPDYCPPELYVLPEETPEPPPEPIAAILSPILWQLNSPDLFDMYSAGIVLMQMAIPTLRTQSGLKNFNAELRSAGYDLNRWRQSARRRPDLQILDLDSGRGWDLATKLISERGANGGGRLSAAAALRHPYFLLGGDQAAAVLSKFSLSK; encoded by the exons atggccgcctccctcCTGGCCCCCGCCGCCACTCTCGTCAACAAGTACCCAACTCTCCTCCACCCGTTCGGCGCCAAGCCACACGCCCAGAGGCTGATCTTCAGGTGCGGCGCCACCAGCAGCGATGGTGCGGACGATGGCTGGGCGTCCTTAGTGGACGAGCTCAAGAGGTCGCTGCAGCAGGCGGACCCGTCCGACACGGTGACCAGAAACACCGGCGCGGGTGTCACACCGAACGACCTCGTGACCGCGCTGCCACTGGAACCCTCCGCCACCGGACCGGCGGTGGGAGACGCGACTAATGCCGCCGCCGGGGCGGTGAACGAGTTCCTGGGCGTGGACGCGTCCAGCGCGGCGGCCAGCAGCGACGCTGGCGCGGCCGCCATCCCCGACGGGCTCCTGAGCGCGCTGCTGCACCTGGACGCGTCCAACCCGGTGGCGCGCGCGGCGGGCGGCGCGCTGTCTCGCCTGGACGCGCTCACGTCGGGGCTGTCGGACGCGCAGCGGTGGGCGCTGTTCGGGTTCCTGGCCGCGACGTGGCTGTACCTGACCGCGCGGCCCGGGGTGCTGAGCGGCGCCGTGGACACGTACGTGCTGGCGCCGCTGCAGCTGGCGCTGGACAGCGTGCTGGGCCGGCGGAGCCTCAAGATGAGCGACTTCGTCGTCGGCGAGCGCATCGGGGAGGGCTCCTTCGGGGTGGTGTACGCCGGCGCCGTGGTGCCGAAGAACGGCGCCGTCGTGGAGGAGCGGTCCGGCAGGGCCAGGACGAGCCTCCAGAACGACGACAGGTACAAGGAGAAGGTCATACTCAAGAAG ATCAAGATGATGACTGTGGGGGCGAAGGAGTGTGGGGACTATGAGGAGTGGTTCAACTACCGCATGGCCAGGGCGGCGCCCGAGTCGTGCGCCGACTTCCTCGGGAGCTTCGTCGCCGACAAGAACAAGGCAGAGTTCGTCAAGGGCGGCAAGTGGCTCGTCTGGAAGTTTGAG GGTCTGAGCACGCTAGAGCGCGACGCGCTGGTGGTGAAGCAGCTGATGAGGCAGCTGATCACGTCGCTGAAGCGCATCCACGCCACGGGCATCGTGCACCGCGACATCAAGCCGTCCAACCTCGTCGTCACCCGCCGCGGGCAGGTGAAGCTCATCGACTTCGGAGCCGCCACCGACCTCCGCATCGGCAAGAACTACGTGCCCGACCGCGCCCTGCTCGACCCGGACTACTGCCCGCCCGAGCTCTACGTGCTCCCCGAGGAGACGCCCGAGCCCCCGCCGGAGCCCATCGCCGCCATCCTCTCCCCGATCCTCTGGCAG CTGAACAGCCCGGACCTGTTCGACATGTACTCGGCGGGGATAGTGCTGATGCAGATGGCCATACCGACGCTGCGGACACAGTCGGGGCTCAAGAACTTCAACGCCGAGCTCAGGTCCGCCGGCTACGACCTCAACAGGTGGCGACAGAGCGCGCGGCGGAGACCCGACCTGCAGATCCTGGACCTCGACTCTGGCCGAGGCTGGGACCTCGCCACCAAGCTCATCTCGGAGAGGGGCGCCAACGGCGGGGGCCGCCTGTCTGCCGCGGCCGCATTGCGGCACCCATATTTTCTCCTGGGTGGCGACCAGGCCGCGGCGGTGCTGTCCAAGTTCTCGCTCAGCAAATAG
- the LOC136511531 gene encoding thioredoxin H5-like — MGCCGSSAVDDEEHLDYSSGKVTIIPDLKCWEQKLEEANELGQTVVVKFSATWCGPCRNAAPVYAELSLKHSDLVFVSIDVDELPELVTQFDVRATPTFIFMRDKKEIDKLVGGNQEDLQKKFDPYCQCQ, encoded by the exons ATGGGGTGCTGTGGAAGC AGTGCCGTAGATGATGAGGAACATCTGGACTACAGCTCTGGAAAAGTGACTATCATACCCGATCTAAAGTGTTGGGAACAGAAATTGGAGGAAGCGAATGAACTTGGGCAAACA GTTGTGGTAAAGTTCAGTGCAACTTGGTGTGGACCATGCAGGAATGCTGCTCCAGTATACGCCGAGCTTTCTTTGAAGCATTCTGATCTTGTTTTCGTCTCCATTGACGTAGACGAACTGCCG GAATTGGTCACACAATTCGATGTACGTGCAACTCCAACGTTCATCTTCATGAGAGACAAGAAGGAGATCGACAAGCTGGTTGGGGGCAACCAGGAAGATCTCCAGAAGAAGTTCGATCCATACTGCCAGTGCCAGTAG
- the LOC136511133 gene encoding F-box/LRR-repeat protein At3g59190-like, whose translation MPPGRRGKRAKKAPRESGASSIESLPDGVLQHILGFLPARDAVRSCVLARRWRDLWMLATGLRITGNGNDDGMNELREFVDHLLLLRGIAPLETCELRFTDMVDTFSDDDTLRVSLWFQHAVRCQARVLRLVVASEYCFDLNGLHLVSRHLMQLELVGVQVKENFLIENFRTALDLDAITCILKNSPLLEKLTLEHFLKGSQHMEMKGSYIPGQRTNAISEHLKIVVVKCGVVDEKVYRVLKLLSE comes from the exons ATGCCTCCAGGGAGAAGAGGGAAGAGGGCCAAGAAAGCGCCGAGGGAGAGCGGCGCCAGCAGCATAGAATCCTTGCCAGACGGTGTCCTTCAGCACATCCTCGGTTTCCTCCCGGCGCGGGACGCTGTGCGGTCGTGCGTGCTCGCCCGCCGCTGGCGCGACCTCTGGATGTTGGCGACAGGCCTGCGCATCACTGGCAATGGCAACGACGACGGCATGAATGAGCTCCGGGAGTTCGTGgaccatctcctcctcctccgcggaATCGCGCCTCTAGAAACATGCGAGCTCAGGTTCACAGATATGGTCGATACATTCTCTGACGACGACACTCTTCGTGTGAGCCTCTGGTTTCAGCATGCTGTGCGGTGCCAGGCTCGAGTCCTCCGGTTGGTAGTGGCATCTGAATATTGTTTTGATCTAAATGGCCTGCATCTCGTCTCCAGGCACTTAATGCAGCTAGAGCTTGTTGGTGTACAAGTGAAGGAAAATTTCCTTAT TGAAAACTTCCGCACAG CTCTTGATTTGGACGCCATAACTTGCATTCTCAAGAACTCGCCACTTCTAGAGAAGCTCACTCTTGAACATTTTTTAAAG GGATCTCAGCATATGGAAATGAAAGGAAGCTACATTCCAGGACAAAGAACAAATGCAATCTCAGAACACCTTAAGATAGTAGTGGTGAAATGTGGTGTGGTTGATGAGAAAGTTTACAGAGTTTTGAAGCTCCTGTCTGAATAG
- the LOC136511529 gene encoding serine/threonine-protein kinase STN8, chloroplastic-like isoform X1, giving the protein MAASLLAPAATLVNKYPTLLHPFGAKPHAQRLIFRCGATSSDGADDGWASLVDELKRSLQQADPSDTVTRNTGAGVTPNDLVTALPLEPSATGPAVGDATNAAAGAVNEFLGVDASSAAASSDAGAAAIPDGLLSALLHLDASNPVARAAGGALSRLDALTSGLSDAQRWALFGFLAATWLYLTARPGVLSGAVDTYVLAPLQLALDSVLGRRSLKMSDFVVGERIGEGSFGVVYAGAVVPKNGAVVEERSGRARTSLQNDDRYKEKVILKKIKMMTVGAKECGDYEEWFNYRMARAAPESCADFLGSFVADKNKAEFVKGGKWLVWKFEGDRTLANYLSDRGFPSNLERLMFGRVLQGLSTLERDALVVKQLMRQLITSLKRIHATGIVHRDIKPSNLVVTRRGQVKLIDFGAATDLRIGKNYVPDRALLDPDYCPPELYVLPEETPEPPPEPIAAILSPILWQLNSPDLFDMYSAGIVLMQMAIPTLRTQSGLKNFNAELRSAGYDLNRWRQSARRRPDLQILDLDSGRGWDLATKLISERGANGGGRLSAAAALRHPYFLLGGDQAAAVLSKFSLSK; this is encoded by the exons atggccgcctccctcCTGGCCCCCGCCGCCACTCTCGTCAACAAGTACCCAACTCTCCTCCACCCGTTCGGCGCCAAGCCACACGCCCAGAGGCTGATCTTCAGGTGCGGCGCCACCAGCAGCGATGGTGCGGACGATGGCTGGGCGTCCTTAGTGGACGAGCTCAAGAGGTCGCTGCAGCAGGCGGACCCGTCCGACACGGTGACCAGAAACACCGGCGCGGGTGTCACACCGAACGACCTCGTGACCGCGCTGCCACTGGAACCCTCCGCCACCGGACCGGCGGTGGGAGACGCGACTAATGCCGCCGCCGGGGCGGTGAACGAGTTCCTGGGCGTGGACGCGTCCAGCGCGGCGGCCAGCAGCGACGCTGGCGCGGCCGCCATCCCCGACGGGCTCCTGAGCGCGCTGCTGCACCTGGACGCGTCCAACCCGGTGGCGCGCGCGGCGGGCGGCGCGCTGTCTCGCCTGGACGCGCTCACGTCGGGGCTGTCGGACGCGCAGCGGTGGGCGCTGTTCGGGTTCCTGGCCGCGACGTGGCTGTACCTGACCGCGCGGCCCGGGGTGCTGAGCGGCGCCGTGGACACGTACGTGCTGGCGCCGCTGCAGCTGGCGCTGGACAGCGTGCTGGGCCGGCGGAGCCTCAAGATGAGCGACTTCGTCGTCGGCGAGCGCATCGGGGAGGGCTCCTTCGGGGTGGTGTACGCCGGCGCCGTGGTGCCGAAGAACGGCGCCGTCGTGGAGGAGCGGTCCGGCAGGGCCAGGACGAGCCTCCAGAACGACGACAGGTACAAGGAGAAGGTCATACTCAAGAAG ATCAAGATGATGACTGTGGGGGCGAAGGAGTGTGGGGACTATGAGGAGTGGTTCAACTACCGCATGGCCAGGGCGGCGCCCGAGTCGTGCGCCGACTTCCTCGGGAGCTTCGTCGCCGACAAGAACAAGGCAGAGTTCGTCAAGGGCGGCAAGTGGCTCGTCTGGAAGTTTGAG GGGGACAGGACGTTGGCCAATTACCTGAGTGACCGCGGATTCCCGTCAAACCTGGAGCGGCTCATGTTCGGGCGTGTGCTGCAGGGTCTGAGCACGCTAGAGCGCGACGCGCTGGTGGTGAAGCAGCTGATGAGGCAGCTGATCACGTCGCTGAAGCGCATCCACGCCACGGGCATCGTGCACCGCGACATCAAGCCGTCCAACCTCGTCGTCACCCGCCGCGGGCAGGTGAAGCTCATCGACTTCGGAGCCGCCACCGACCTCCGCATCGGCAAGAACTACGTGCCCGACCGCGCCCTGCTCGACCCGGACTACTGCCCGCCCGAGCTCTACGTGCTCCCCGAGGAGACGCCCGAGCCCCCGCCGGAGCCCATCGCCGCCATCCTCTCCCCGATCCTCTGGCAG CTGAACAGCCCGGACCTGTTCGACATGTACTCGGCGGGGATAGTGCTGATGCAGATGGCCATACCGACGCTGCGGACACAGTCGGGGCTCAAGAACTTCAACGCCGAGCTCAGGTCCGCCGGCTACGACCTCAACAGGTGGCGACAGAGCGCGCGGCGGAGACCCGACCTGCAGATCCTGGACCTCGACTCTGGCCGAGGCTGGGACCTCGCCACCAAGCTCATCTCGGAGAGGGGCGCCAACGGCGGGGGCCGCCTGTCTGCCGCGGCCGCATTGCGGCACCCATATTTTCTCCTGGGTGGCGACCAGGCCGCGGCGGTGCTGTCCAAGTTCTCGCTCAGCAAATAG